In one window of Panthera uncia isolate 11264 chromosome F2, Puncia_PCG_1.0, whole genome shotgun sequence DNA:
- the CF2H8orf82 gene encoding UPF0598 protein C8orf82 homolog isoform X2, with product MWRACRALRPCAVVLARSPGTRACGGGGGVSYTQGQTPEPQTREYFYYVDHQGQLFLDDSKMKNFITCFKDPQFLVTFFSRLRPNHSGRYEASFPFLSPCGRERNFLRCEDRPVVFTHLLASGSGPPRLSYCGGGEALAVPFEPARLLPLAANGRLYHPAPERAGGVGLVRSALAFELSACFEYPPGAPALPSHVRWQGRRLALTMDLAPLLLAASRP from the exons ATGTGGAGGGCATGCAGGGCGCTCCGGCCGTGCGCCGTGGTCTTGGCGCGGTCCCCGGGGACCCGGGCctgcggcgggggcgggggcgtcTCCTACACGCAGGGCCAGACCCCAGAGCCCCAGACGCGAGAGTATTTTTATTATGTGGATCATCAGGGCCAG CTTTTCCTGGATGACTCCAAAATGAAGAACTTCATCACCTGCTTCAAAG ACCCACAGTTCCTGGTCACCTTCTTCTCCCGCCTGAGACCCAACCACAGCGGTCGCTACGAggcctctttccccttcctctcgcCCTGCGGCAGAGAGCGCAATTTCCTGCGCTGCGAAGACCGGCCGGTGGTCTTCACGCACCTGCTGGCCTCGGGCTCCGGGCCCCCGCGTCTCTCCTATTGCGGCGGCGGTGAGGCCCTGGCCGTGCCCTTCGAGCCGGCGCGTCTGCTGCCTCTGGCCGCCAACGGCCGCCTCTACCACCCCGCGCCAGAGCGAGCGGGCGGCGTGGGTCTGGTGCGCTCCGCCCTAGCCTTCGAGCTTAGCGCCTGCTTCGAGTACCCGCCCGGCGCGCCCGCGCTGCCCTCACACGTGCGCTGGCAAGGCCGCCGCCTCGCCCTCACCATGGACCTGGCCCCGCTGCTGCTCGCCGCCTCGCGGCCCTGA
- the LRRC14 gene encoding leucine-rich repeat-containing protein 14 isoform X1, whose translation MRWLPAWPGAMHTLVFLSTRQVLQCQPAACQALPLLPRELFPLLFKVAFMDKKTVVLRELVHTWPFPLLSFQQLLQECAHCSRALLQERPSTESMQAVILGLTARLHTPETEAGTQPLCRKHALRVLDMTGLLDDGVEQDPGTMSMWDCTAAVARTCIAQQQGGTADPGPAPIPVEVRVDLRVNRASYSFLREALRSSVGSPLRLCCRDLRAEDLPMRNTVALLQLLDAGCLRRVDLRFNNLGLRGLSVIIPHVARFQHLASLRLHYVHGDSRQPSVDGEDNFRYFLAQMGRFTCLRELSMGSSLLSGRLDQLLSTLQSPLESLELAFCALLPEDLRFLARSPHAVHLKKLDLSGNDLSGSQLEPFQGLLQAAAATLLHLELTECQLADTQLLATLPVLTRCTSLRYLGLYGNPLSMAGLKELLRDSVVQAELRTVVHPFPVDCYEGLPWPPPASVLLEASINEEKFARVEAELHQLLLASGRAHVLWTTDIYGRLAADYFSL comes from the exons ATGAG GTGGCTTCCTGCCTGGCCCGGCGCCATGCACACGCTTGTGTTCCTGAGCACGCGGCAGGTGCTCCAGTGTCAGCCAGCTGCCTGCCAGGCCCTACCCCTGCTGCCTCGAGAGCTCTTCCCCCTGCTGTTCAAGGTGGCCTTCATGGACAAGAAGACTGTTGTGCTTCGCGAGCTGGTGCACACATGGCCCTTCCCGCTGCTCAGCTTCCAGCAGCTGCTGCAGGAATGTGCTCACTGCAGCCGGGCCTTGCTGCAAGAGCGCCCCAGCACAGAGAGCATGCAGGCTGTGATCCTGGGGCTGACAGCCCGGCTCCACACCCCAGAGACCGAGGCTGGCACACAGCCTCTCTGCAG GAAGCATGCCCTGCGGGTGCTGGACATGACGGGCCTACTGGATGACGGCGTGGAGCAGGACCCTGGCACCATGAGCATGTGGGACTGCACAGCAGCTGTGGCCCGCACCTGCATAGCACAGCAGCAGGGCGGGACTGCGGATCCTGGGCCAGCCCCCATTCCTGTGGAGGTTCGTGTGGACCTGCGGGTGAACCGGGCCTCTTACTCGTTCCTGCGGGAGGCACTCCGGAGCAGTGTGGGCAGTCCCCTGCGGCTCTGCTGCCGGGACCTGCGGGCTGAGGACCTGCCCATGCGCAACACTGTGGCTTTGCTGCAGCTGCTGGATGCGGGCTGCCTGCGCCGTGTGGACCTGCGCTTTAACAACTTGGGCCTGCGTGGCCTGTCTGTTATCATCCCACATGTGGCCCGGTTCCAGCACCTGGCCAGCCTACGGCTGCACTATGTGCACGGGGACTCGAGGCAGCCCTCTGTGGATGGCGAGGACAACTTTCGCTACTTCCTGGCCCAGATGGGCCGCTTCACTTGTCTGCGGGAGCTCAGCATGGGCTCCTCTCTTCTCTCGGGGCGGCTGGACCAGCTGCTCAG CACCCTGCAGAGTCCCTTGGAGAGCCTGGAGCTGGCCTTCTGTGCCCTGCTGCCCGAGGATCTGCGCTTCCTGGCACGGAGCCCCCATGCTGTCCACCTCAAGAAGTTGGACCTTAGTGGCAACGACCTGTCCGGCAGCCAGCTGGAGCCTTTCCAGGGTCTGCTGCAGGCAGCAGCAGCCACACTGCTACACCTTGAGCTGACTGAGTGCCAGCTTGCTGATACCCAGCTGCTGGCCACGCTCCCTGTGTTGACGCGCTGTACCAGCCTCCGCTACCTCGGTCTCTATGGCAACCCACTGTCCATGGCGGGCCTCAAGGAGCTCCTACGGGATTCAGTAGTGCAGGCTGAGCTACGCACGGTGGTGCACCCCTTCCCTGTGGACTGCTATGAGGGTTTGCCCTGGCCACCACCTGCCTCTGTCCTGCTGGAAGCTTCCATCAATGAGGAGAAGTTTGCTCGTGTGGAGGCGGAGTTGCACCAGCTGCTACTGGCCTCAGGTCGTGCTCATGTGCTCTGGACCACTGACATTTATGGGCGCCTGGCCGCAGACTACTTCAGCCTATGA
- the LRRC14 gene encoding leucine-rich repeat-containing protein 14 isoform X2, whose protein sequence is MHTLVFLSTRQVLQCQPAACQALPLLPRELFPLLFKVAFMDKKTVVLRELVHTWPFPLLSFQQLLQECAHCSRALLQERPSTESMQAVILGLTARLHTPETEAGTQPLCRKHALRVLDMTGLLDDGVEQDPGTMSMWDCTAAVARTCIAQQQGGTADPGPAPIPVEVRVDLRVNRASYSFLREALRSSVGSPLRLCCRDLRAEDLPMRNTVALLQLLDAGCLRRVDLRFNNLGLRGLSVIIPHVARFQHLASLRLHYVHGDSRQPSVDGEDNFRYFLAQMGRFTCLRELSMGSSLLSGRLDQLLSTLQSPLESLELAFCALLPEDLRFLARSPHAVHLKKLDLSGNDLSGSQLEPFQGLLQAAAATLLHLELTECQLADTQLLATLPVLTRCTSLRYLGLYGNPLSMAGLKELLRDSVVQAELRTVVHPFPVDCYEGLPWPPPASVLLEASINEEKFARVEAELHQLLLASGRAHVLWTTDIYGRLAADYFSL, encoded by the exons ATGCACACGCTTGTGTTCCTGAGCACGCGGCAGGTGCTCCAGTGTCAGCCAGCTGCCTGCCAGGCCCTACCCCTGCTGCCTCGAGAGCTCTTCCCCCTGCTGTTCAAGGTGGCCTTCATGGACAAGAAGACTGTTGTGCTTCGCGAGCTGGTGCACACATGGCCCTTCCCGCTGCTCAGCTTCCAGCAGCTGCTGCAGGAATGTGCTCACTGCAGCCGGGCCTTGCTGCAAGAGCGCCCCAGCACAGAGAGCATGCAGGCTGTGATCCTGGGGCTGACAGCCCGGCTCCACACCCCAGAGACCGAGGCTGGCACACAGCCTCTCTGCAG GAAGCATGCCCTGCGGGTGCTGGACATGACGGGCCTACTGGATGACGGCGTGGAGCAGGACCCTGGCACCATGAGCATGTGGGACTGCACAGCAGCTGTGGCCCGCACCTGCATAGCACAGCAGCAGGGCGGGACTGCGGATCCTGGGCCAGCCCCCATTCCTGTGGAGGTTCGTGTGGACCTGCGGGTGAACCGGGCCTCTTACTCGTTCCTGCGGGAGGCACTCCGGAGCAGTGTGGGCAGTCCCCTGCGGCTCTGCTGCCGGGACCTGCGGGCTGAGGACCTGCCCATGCGCAACACTGTGGCTTTGCTGCAGCTGCTGGATGCGGGCTGCCTGCGCCGTGTGGACCTGCGCTTTAACAACTTGGGCCTGCGTGGCCTGTCTGTTATCATCCCACATGTGGCCCGGTTCCAGCACCTGGCCAGCCTACGGCTGCACTATGTGCACGGGGACTCGAGGCAGCCCTCTGTGGATGGCGAGGACAACTTTCGCTACTTCCTGGCCCAGATGGGCCGCTTCACTTGTCTGCGGGAGCTCAGCATGGGCTCCTCTCTTCTCTCGGGGCGGCTGGACCAGCTGCTCAG CACCCTGCAGAGTCCCTTGGAGAGCCTGGAGCTGGCCTTCTGTGCCCTGCTGCCCGAGGATCTGCGCTTCCTGGCACGGAGCCCCCATGCTGTCCACCTCAAGAAGTTGGACCTTAGTGGCAACGACCTGTCCGGCAGCCAGCTGGAGCCTTTCCAGGGTCTGCTGCAGGCAGCAGCAGCCACACTGCTACACCTTGAGCTGACTGAGTGCCAGCTTGCTGATACCCAGCTGCTGGCCACGCTCCCTGTGTTGACGCGCTGTACCAGCCTCCGCTACCTCGGTCTCTATGGCAACCCACTGTCCATGGCGGGCCTCAAGGAGCTCCTACGGGATTCAGTAGTGCAGGCTGAGCTACGCACGGTGGTGCACCCCTTCCCTGTGGACTGCTATGAGGGTTTGCCCTGGCCACCACCTGCCTCTGTCCTGCTGGAAGCTTCCATCAATGAGGAGAAGTTTGCTCGTGTGGAGGCGGAGTTGCACCAGCTGCTACTGGCCTCAGGTCGTGCTCATGTGCTCTGGACCACTGACATTTATGGGCGCCTGGCCGCAGACTACTTCAGCCTATGA
- the RECQL4 gene encoding LOW QUALITY PROTEIN: ATP-dependent DNA helicase Q4 (The sequence of the model RefSeq protein was modified relative to this genomic sequence to represent the inferred CDS: deleted 2 bases in 1 codon): MERLRDVRERLQAWESAFRRRRGRRPGQEDVAAAPEDTRALYREYRALKEALKEAEGVGPRGPKQSLPVQAEEVPEPSCWGPHLNRAATHSPHPPLSGPSRPGSVPDYGERLKANLKGTLQAGPALSRIPRTPRRPSSEMPTPRPPGAGAALISPEEVSEVPLQPAGPQLRLGCLQQLQASLSLRLGSLDPGWLERCHNGAPDFLGASKACQPNLGVEQSQSLTSCVPPVPGPSTSPEAQALQTAGVSAGSPQPGDSQGKRWTRNREPEGSPAQAQQDSDQIGPLPEEAGTAEHAEDPSGKPLWAQRPSGATASRYHSFSPSRVTLSRASLGQAWGMAHLYIPSRVAVRNGGNYVRLNMKQKRYVRGPALRGRLLRKQMWKQKWQKKGEHFVGGRPRATLKNSCFRCGQLGHWSSQCPQPEHTQAPQKKGGENEDDTQTLLTLEEVVQRTGSASCRLPVSEKDPEPVGPELLVTVEQPVPRVPCLPPTVPPLYPPGPSGQVAETPAEVFQALEQLGHCAFRPGQEHAVMRILSGISTLLVLPTGAGKSLCYQLPALLYARRSPCLTLVISPLLSLMDDQVSGLPPCLKAACIHSGMTRKERDSALKKVQAAQVHVLMLSPEALVGAAAGTPGSLPQLPPVAFACVDEAHCLSQWSHNFRPCYLRVCKVLREHMGVRCFLGLTATATHSTSRDMAQRLGVAEEHVLRGPVTIPTNLYLSVSTDRNPDQALVTLLQSDRFRDLNSVIVYCNRREDTERIAALLRTCLREAWDLGPRGEAPEAVAKAYHAGMCARERRRVQQAFMEGRLRVVVATVAFGMGLDRPDVRAVLHLGLPPSFESYVQAVGRAGRDGQPAHCHLFLQPQGQDLQELRRHVHAEASDFLAVKKLVQCSFPPCTCTHAQQPPEQEGAKSQDRPVTVSPSEAEQASNKGLAQCLGHERALPVQPLVQALDMPEEAIETLLCYLELHPQRWLELLAPTYAYCHLRCPGGLPQLQALARRCPPLAVWLAQQPQENIGEGSYSVEFDVVKLADSMGWKLAPAKQALRQLQWHPEPRTGAHRDTGVLVEFRELAFCLHSPGDLTAHEKDQICDFLYERVQTREQEALARLRRTFQAFHSVAFPSCGPCLEQPDEEHSARLKALLSGYFEEEGPGGMEDEQGPEPGQARIQDWEDQIRQDIRHLLSSWPDQQFSGRAVARIFHGIGSPCYPAQVYGRDRRFWRKHLHLSFRALMRLATEEILLWGH; encoded by the exons ATGGAGCGACTGCGGGACGTGCGGGAGCGGCTGCAGGCTTGGGAGAGCGCGTTCCGGCGGCGGCGCGGGAGGCGGCCGGGCCAG GAGGACGTGGCGGCGGCGCCTGAGGATACCCGGG CGCTCTACCGGGAGTACCGCGCCCTGAAGGAGGCCCTGAAGGAGGCAGAAGGGGTCGGACCCCGCGGCCCCAAGCAATCGCTTCCCGTGCAGGCAGAGGAG GTGCCAGAACCCAGCTGCTGGGGGCCCCACTTGAATCGGGCTGCGACCCACAGTCCACATCCTCCTCTTTCTGGGCCAAGCCGCCCAGGGTCTGTGCCGGACTACGGAGAGAGGCTTAAGGCCAACCTCAAGGGCACCCTGCAG GCTGGGCCAGCCCTGAGCCGCATACCCCGGACTCCACGAAGACCCTCGTCCGAGATGCCCACCCCAAGGCCACCAGGTGCAGGGGCTGCCCTCATCTCTCCAGAAGAAGTCAGTGAGGTGCCCTTGCAGCCTGCTGGGCCCCAGCTGAGGCTGGGCTGCCTCCAGCAGCTACAGGCATCCTTGAGCCTGCGACTGGGCTCCCTAGACCCTGGCTGGCTGGAGCGGTGTCACAATGGGGCCCCAGATTTTCTGGGGGCTTCCAAGGCCTGCCAGCCTAACTTGGGTGTAGAGCAGTCACAGTCTCTGACTTCATGTGTCCCACCTGTCCCTGGTCCCAGCACTAGCCCTGAGGCTCAAGCCCTACAGACAGCTGGAGTCAGTGCAGGGAGCCCCCAACCTGGCGACAGTCAAGGCAAGAGGTGGACACGGAACAGGGAGCCAGAGGGGAGCCCTGCACAGGCCCAGCAAGACAGTGACCAAATAGGACCCCTGCCTGAGGAAGCTGGGACTGCAGAACATGCAGAAGACCCTTCAGGAAAACCCCTGTGGGCACAGCGCCCCAGTGGCGCCACAGCCTCCAGGTACCACAGCTTCAGC CCCAGTAGGGTCACCTTAAGTCGAGCCAGTTTGGGGCAGGCTTGGGGCATGGCCCACTTGTACATCCCTTCTAGAGTAGCTGTGCGGAACGGAGGTAATTACGTGCGGCTCAACATGAAGCAGAAACGCTACGTGCGGGGCCCGGCTCTCCGTGGAAGGCTCCTCCGCAAGCAG ATGTGGAAGCAGAAGTGGCAGAAGAAAGGGGAGCATTTTGTAGGTGGTCGGCCCAGAGCCACACTCAAGAATTCTTGCTTCCGGTGTGGGCAGCTAGGCCACTGGTCATCCCAGTGCCCCCAACCAG AGCATACCCAAGCCCCCCAGAAGAAAGGTGGTGAGAATGAAGACGACACACAGACCCTGCTCACTTTGGAGGAAGTAGTCCAGAGGACGGGCAGTGCCAGCTGCCGACTCCCTG TGAGTGAGAAAGATCCAGAGCCTGTTGGGCCTGAGCTGTTGGTCACCGTGGAACAGCCTGTGCCCCGGGTGCCCTGCCTGCCCCCTACCGTGCCACCACTTTACCCACCAGGGCCCTCTGGGCAAGTGGCAG AGACGCCAGCTGAGGTATTCCAGGCCCTGGAGCAGCTAGGGCACTGTGCCTTCCGCCCCGGACAGGAGCATGCGGTCATGCGGATCCTCTCTG GCATATCCACACTGCTGGTGTTGCCCACCGGTGCTGGCAAGTCCTTGTGCTACCAGCTCCCTGCGCTGCTTTATGCCCGGCGGAGCCCCTGCCTCACACTGGTCATCTCTCCCCTCCTGTCTCTCATGGACGACCAG GTGTCTGGCCTGCCCCCATGCCTGAAGGCAGCCTGCATCCATTCAGGCATGACCAGGAAGGAGCGGGACTCTGCCCTGaagaag GTTCAGGCGGCCCAGGTGCACGTTCTGATGCTGTCACCCGAGGCACTGGTTGGGGCTGCGGCAGGgacccctggctccctccctcagcTGCCTCCCGTTGCCTTTGCCTGTGTCGACGAGGCCCACTGCCTGTCCCAGTGGTCCCACAACTTCCGGCCCTGCTACCTTCGTGTCTGCAAG GTGCTGCGGGAACACATGGGTGTCCGCTGCTTTCTGGGTCTTACAGCCACGGCTACGCACAGCACCTCAAGAGACATGGCTCAGCGTCTAGGCGTGGCTGAGGAGCATGTCCTCAGAGGGCCAGTCACCATCCCCACCAACCTGTACCTCTCTGTGTCCACGGACAGGAACCCAGACCAG GCTTTGGTGACACTGCTGCAGAGTGATCGTTTTCGCGACCTGAACTCTGTCATCGTCTACTGCAACAGACGCGAAGACACGGAGCGCATTGCTGCGCTGCTCCGCACCTGCCTGCGTGAGGCCTGGGACCTGGGGCCTAGAGGGGAG GCCCCGGAAGCTGTGGCCAAAGCCTACCACGCCGGCATGTGTGCCCGGGAGCGGCGGCGGGTGCAGCAGGCCTTCATGGAGGGCCGGCTGCGGGTGGTGGTGGCCACAGTGGCCTTCGGGATGGGGCTGGACCGGCCAGACGTGCGGGCCGTGCTGCACCTGGGGCTGCCCCCCAGCTTTGAGAGCTACGTGCAGGCTGTGGGCCGGGCTGGACGGGACGGCCAGCCCGCACACTGCCACCTCTTTCTACAGCCCCAG GGTCAAGACCTGCAGGAGTTGCGTAGACACGTGCATGCCGAGGCCTCCGACTTCCTTGCCGTGAAGAAGTTGGTACAGTGCTCATTCCCACCCTGCACCTGCACCCATGCCCAACAGCCCCCAGAGCAGGAGGGAGCCAAGAGCCAAGACAGGCCTGTGACCGTGTCCCCGAGCGAGGCCGAGCAAGCCAGCAACAAAggcctagcccagtgcctgggtCATGAGCGGGCACTCCCAGTGCAGCCGCTGGTGCAGGCCCTGGACATGCCTGAGGAGG CCATTGAGACCCTGCTGTGCTACCTGGAGCTACACCCACAGCGCTGGCTGGAGCTGCTGGCACCCACCTATGCCTACTGCCACCTGCGCTGCCCTGGGGGCCTCCCCCAGCTCCAGGCCCTGGCCCGCAG GTGTCCTCCACTGGCGGTCTGGTTAgcccagcagccacaggaaaacATAGGTGAAGGAAGCTATTCCGTAGAGTTTGACGTGGTTAAGTTGGCCGACTCGATGGGCTGGAAGCTCGCCCCTGCAAAGCAGGCTCTCCGTCAACTGCAGTGGCACCCAGAGCCCAGGACAG GTGCACATCGGGACACAGGGGTGCTGGTGGAGTTCCGGGAGCTCGCCTTCTGTCTGCACAGCCCCGGAGACCTGACAGCCCACGAGAAGGACCAGATCTGTGACTTCCTATATGAACGTGTACAAACCCGTGAGCAGGAGGCCCTGGCACGCCTGCGACGCACCTTCCAGGCCTTTCACAG TGTAGCCTTCCCCAGCTGCGGGCCCTGCTTGGAGCAGCCTGATGAGGAGCACAGTGCCAGGCTCAAGGCTCTGCTCAGCGGCTACTTCGAGGAAGAGGGGCCAGGAGGCATGGAGGACGAGCAGGGCCCAGAGCCAGGACAGGCCAGG ATCCAGGACTGGGAGGACCAGATACGCCAGGACATCCGCCATCTCCTGTCCTCGTGGCCAGACCAGCAGTTCTCGGGCAGGGCTGTGGCCCGTATCTTCCATGGCATCG GAAGCCCCTGCTATCCAGCCCAGGTGTACGGGCGGGACCGGCGTTTCTGGAGAAAACACCTGCATCTGAGCTTCCGTGCCCTGATGCGTTTAGCTACAGAGGAGATCCTGCTGTGGGGCCACTGA
- the LRRC24 gene encoding leucine-rich repeat-containing protein 24 — MFFAGSQVLGAGLPTCVSGGTSHPGWTVRRPVRRLQLRGPRPVPREMAPGAPTLLLLWLLWFPGFPPRAAGCPAACRCYSATVECGALRLRVVPPGIPPGTQTLFLQDNSIARLEPGVLAPLAALRRLYLHNNSLRALEPGVFRAQSRLLELALTGNRLRGLRVGAFAGLAQLRALYLAGNQLVQLLDFTFLHLPRLQELHLQENSIELLEDQALAGLSSLALLDLSRNQLGTVSREALQPLASLQVLRLTENPWRCDCALHWLGAWIKEGGQRLLSSRDKNIMCAEPPRLALQSLLDISGSSLICIPPSVHVEPLEVTANLGEDLRVACQASGYPQPLVTWRKVAQPREGQPRAQIQPEGGAPRPGGPGASDTGSGMLFLTNITLAHAGKYECEASNAGGAARVPFQLLVNLSQQQQLQLAPPPPPAAGPVSHEPLQEAGSMAFRALGLATQTAIAGAIALLTLTALLLATMICRRRRKRKKAPGLPGEGALFVNDYSDGPCTFAQLEELRDERGHEMFVIDRSKPLFAEGPTEAADGAATGPAQGLPLQPPAAYEIHC; from the exons ATGTTCTTCGCTGGCTCTCAAGTGTTAGGGGCAGGCCTGCCAACCTGTGTTTCAGGAGGCACATCACATCCAGGGTGGACTGTAAGGAGGCCCGTCAGGAGGTTGCAGCTTCGTGGTCCGCGGCCGGTCCCGCGGGAGATGGCCCCGGGGGCGCCCACATtgctgctgctgtggctgctgtGGTTCCCTGGCTTCCCGCCCCGCGCTGCCGGCTGCCCAGCCGCCTGCCGCTGCTACAGCGCCACGGTGGAGTGCGGCGCCCTGCGGCTTCGCGTCGTCCCGCCCGGAATCCCACCCGGGACGCAG ACGCTGTTCCTGCAGGACAACAGCATCGCGCGCCTGGAACCGGGCGTACTGGCGCCTCTCGCCGCCCTGCGCCGTCTCTACCTGCACAATAACAGCCTGCGCGCCCTGGAGCCAGGCGTCTTCCGCGCGCAGTCACGCCTGCTAGAGCTAGCGCTCACCGGCAACCGGCTACGCGGCTTGCGAGTTGGCGCTTTCGCGGGCCTGGCCCAGCTGCGTGCACTCTACCTGGCTGGTAACCAGCTAGTGCAGCTGCTGGATTTCACCTTCCTGCACCTACCG CGACTGCAGGAGCTGCACCTGCAGGAAAACAGCATTGAGCTGCTGGAGGACCAGGCCCTGGCTGGGCTTTCCTCACTAGCATTGCTGGACCTCAGCAGGAACCAACTGGGCACCGTCAGTCGTGAGGCCCTACAGCCCCTGGCCAGCCTGCAGGTCCTGCGCCTCACAG AGAACCCATGGCGCTGTGACTGTGCCCTGCACTGGCTGGGAGCATGGATCAAGGAAGGGGGCCAGCGGCTGCTCAGCTCCAGGGACAAGAACATCATGTGTGCAGAGCCCCCGCGCCTGGCACTTCAAAGTCTCCTGGACATATCTGGCAGTAGCCTCATCTGCATCCCGCCCTCTGTACACGTGGAGCCGCTGGAGGTGACGGCCAACCTGGGTGAGGACCTGCGCGTTGCCTGCCAGGCTTCCGGCTACCCGCAGCCCCTGGTGACCTGGAGAAAGGTGGCCCAGCCTCGTGAAGGGCAGCCACGGGCCCAGATCCAGCCAGAAGGCGGGGCACCGCGCCCCGGCGGGCCCGGCGCCTCTGACACGGGCAGCGGCATGCTCTTCCTCACCAACATCACCCTGGCCCACGCTGGAAAGTACGAGTGCGAGGCCTCCAACGCCGGCGGCGCCGCCCGCGTGCCCTTCCAGCTCCTGGTCAACCTgtcccagcagcagcagctgcagctgGCGCCCCCGCCGCCTCCGGCCGCCGGCCCCGTCAGCCACGAGCCCCTGCAAGAGGCCGGCAGCATGGCCTTCCGCGCCCTGGGCCTGGCCACCCAGACGGCCATCGCGGGCGCCATCGCGCTCCTTACGCTCACGGCGCTGCTGCTGGCGACCATGATCTGCCGCCGGCGGCGCAAGAGAAAAAAGGCCCCGGGACTGCCGGGGGAGGGCGCGCTGTTCGTCAACGACTATTCGGACGGGCCCTGCACCTTCGCGCAGCTCGAGGAGCTCCGCGACGAGCGAGGCCACGAGATGTTCGTCATCGACCGTTCCAAGCCACTCTTCGCCGAGGGCCCGACGGAGGCTGCCGATGGCGCAGCAACCGGGCCGGCGCAGGGCCTCCCGCTGCAGCCACCGGCAGCCTACGAGATCCACTGCTGA
- the CF2H8orf82 gene encoding UPF0598 protein C8orf82 homolog isoform X1: MQECWQGSQVYFPLASLHTACTGAQGEWTLAPAQACPSLPALGPTLSGFQLGLMGHGLPLCLQLFLDDSKMKNFITCFKDPQFLVTFFSRLRPNHSGRYEASFPFLSPCGRERNFLRCEDRPVVFTHLLASGSGPPRLSYCGGGEALAVPFEPARLLPLAANGRLYHPAPERAGGVGLVRSALAFELSACFEYPPGAPALPSHVRWQGRRLALTMDLAPLLLAASRP; this comes from the exons ATGCAGGAATGTTGGCAGGGTTCCCAGGTTTACTTTCCACTCGCCTCCCTGCACACGGCGTGCACAGGAGCGCAAGGAGAGTGGACACTGGCCCCCGCTCAGGCCTGCCCAAGCCTCCCCGCCCTGGGGCCGACTCTGTCGGGCTTCCAGTTGGGACTCATGGGCCACGGCCTGCCCCTCTGTCTGCAGCTTTTCCTGGATGACTCCAAAATGAAGAACTTCATCACCTGCTTCAAAG ACCCACAGTTCCTGGTCACCTTCTTCTCCCGCCTGAGACCCAACCACAGCGGTCGCTACGAggcctctttccccttcctctcgcCCTGCGGCAGAGAGCGCAATTTCCTGCGCTGCGAAGACCGGCCGGTGGTCTTCACGCACCTGCTGGCCTCGGGCTCCGGGCCCCCGCGTCTCTCCTATTGCGGCGGCGGTGAGGCCCTGGCCGTGCCCTTCGAGCCGGCGCGTCTGCTGCCTCTGGCCGCCAACGGCCGCCTCTACCACCCCGCGCCAGAGCGAGCGGGCGGCGTGGGTCTGGTGCGCTCCGCCCTAGCCTTCGAGCTTAGCGCCTGCTTCGAGTACCCGCCCGGCGCGCCCGCGCTGCCCTCACACGTGCGCTGGCAAGGCCGCCGCCTCGCCCTCACCATGGACCTGGCCCCGCTGCTGCTCGCCGCCTCGCGGCCCTGA